The Flavobacterium praedii genome window below encodes:
- a CDS encoding universal stress protein gives MKKILFPTDFSVTSNNAFIYALKLADAINAEIITLHVYQVDSPVYLDMSMYLKEIYDYEQLSNFENYKDEVPLLRKIADENNLGHIKWSNVLIQGVLIDEVVKISKKENIDFIVMGTKGAKHMSEIFLGTQTTKVMNDAKAIVLAIPEKCQYAPIQKILFTTKYEIKDIEALQKVADLAKFLHSHIDCLNIKAPHKVYKDDLILDFKNVFKDQNINFHSVISNDVEGEILKFIEKDKINMLAIHVRHRGFFEKLFNVSLSKKLAFHSNIPILSIQ, from the coding sequence ATGAAAAAAATATTGTTTCCAACAGATTTTTCCGTAACCTCAAATAATGCTTTTATATACGCATTAAAGCTTGCTGATGCTATAAATGCTGAGATTATTACACTGCATGTTTATCAAGTAGATTCACCGGTATATTTGGATATGTCAATGTACTTGAAGGAAATATACGATTATGAACAACTGAGTAATTTCGAAAATTACAAAGATGAGGTGCCTTTACTTCGAAAAATTGCCGATGAAAATAATTTAGGACATATAAAGTGGAGTAATGTGCTTATACAAGGGGTGTTAATAGATGAAGTAGTCAAAATCTCAAAAAAAGAAAATATTGATTTCATTGTAATGGGGACCAAAGGCGCAAAACACATGAGTGAAATATTTTTAGGAACACAAACAACCAAAGTAATGAATGATGCCAAAGCCATAGTTTTGGCCATACCTGAAAAATGTCAATATGCACCCATTCAAAAAATTCTTTTTACTACCAAATATGAAATTAAAGACATAGAGGCATTACAAAAAGTAGCTGATTTAGCTAAGTTTTTGCATTCGCATATCGATTGTCTTAACATAAAAGCGCCTCACAAAGTATACAAAGATGATCTAATACTTGATTTTAAAAATGTTTTCAAAGATCAAAATATTAATTTTCATTCCGTAATAAGTAATGATGTAGAAGGAGAAATTTTGAAGTTTATAGAAAAAGATAAAATAAACATGCTAGCCATTCATGTACGCCATCGAGGTTTTTTTGAAAA